In a single window of the Acinetobacter sp. CS-2 genome:
- a CDS encoding AraC family transcriptional regulator, with amino-acid sequence MSRDTISIHFVNAALTGVKRLGMDVETLLSHVGIEAELLRQPKARISPEQYTRFIQMLWMVTQDEHVGFDIQPRRLGTFAIMCQLIIHAKTLGDALELSSQFYKLFGDEWSVTLERDKHEARLVPLIPKSMDSDHFITESMLMIWHGLASWLIERRLPLERVHFGYPRPAHADEYDALFFAPVMQFDAPRTEITFAADYLDLPLRQNEETLEEFLKAAPAQLLVKFKNTNSLTSRIREVLKSQIGEEMPTLNDVASMLYLSPQTLRRRLAAEGKSYQGVKDALRRDAAIHLLLNPGLTLEDVAQQVGFSETSTFHRAFKKWTGVTPGLYRQLHGYH; translated from the coding sequence ATGAGTCGCGATACGATTAGTATCCACTTCGTCAATGCGGCTTTAACCGGCGTAAAACGTCTGGGCATGGATGTCGAAACTTTATTGTCACATGTCGGCATTGAAGCGGAATTATTACGTCAACCTAAAGCCCGTATTTCTCCGGAACAATATACCCGATTTATTCAAATGCTCTGGATGGTGACCCAGGACGAACATGTCGGCTTTGATATACAGCCACGTCGTCTGGGCACTTTTGCCATTATGTGTCAGTTGATTATTCATGCGAAAACGCTAGGAGATGCCTTAGAGCTTTCTTCCCAGTTCTATAAACTGTTTGGCGATGAATGGTCTGTGACTCTGGAACGGGACAAACATGAAGCACGCCTAGTTCCGCTTATTCCTAAAAGCATGGACTCCGATCACTTCATTACCGAAAGCATGCTGATGATCTGGCACGGTCTGGCCTCCTGGCTCATCGAACGCCGTCTGCCACTTGAACGCGTTCATTTTGGCTACCCACGTCCTGCACATGCCGATGAATATGATGCCTTGTTCTTCGCACCGGTGATGCAATTCGATGCGCCACGTACCGAAATTACCTTTGCCGCAGACTATCTGGATCTTCCGCTGCGTCAAAATGAAGAAACGCTGGAAGAATTCCTCAAAGCGGCCCCTGCACAGTTGCTGGTTAAATTCAAAAACACCAACTCGCTGACTTCTCGTATCCGTGAAGTGTTAAAGAGCCAGATTGGTGAAGAAATGCCAACACTCAACGATGTCGCTTCGATGTTGTATCTTTCTCCACAAACTTTGCGTCGCCGTCTGGCTGCGGAAGGAAAAAGCTATCAGGGCGTGAAAGATGCCTTGCGCCGTGATGCCGCCATTCATCTGCTGCTAAATCCAGGTTTGACCCTCGAAGATGTCGCGCAGCAGGTCGGCTTTAGTGAAACCAGTACTTTCCACCGTGCCTTTAAAAAATGGACCGGCGTAACACCGGGGTTATATCGTCAGTTGCATGGTTATCACTGA
- a CDS encoding CaiB/BaiF CoA transferase family protein gives MTTALKGLKVLDFSTLLPGPFATLYLADLGAEVIHIESPTRPDLIRLLPPYAHGQATAHSYLNRNKQSVALDLKDPHNIELIKQKITEYDIVVEQFRPGVMQRLGLDYATLAALNPRLIYCSITGYGQTGSYKDKAGHDINYLALAGIAGHSGRQEGGPPALGIQVADVAGGSLHAVIGILAAVVEREHSGLGQYIDISMTDCVATLNNMAAAATLAGNTKQFPEQSYLNGGSFYDYYQTQDGRYLSIGSLEPQFMSGLAHILDLPILGEKGASFDPADQHVVKRALQEKIQSKTWQEWQVIFADQDVCVEPVLTLDEALDSRLAQERKWAVEVPLAPDSKQTETQLACPIKFSRSQAEYLYIGQHLGAGNW, from the coding sequence ATGACTACGGCTTTAAAAGGATTAAAAGTACTTGATTTTTCAACTTTACTCCCGGGTCCATTTGCCACTTTGTATCTGGCAGACCTCGGTGCAGAAGTGATCCACATTGAATCACCTACACGGCCAGACCTGATTCGGTTATTGCCGCCTTATGCCCATGGACAGGCAACGGCGCACAGTTATTTAAACCGTAATAAACAGTCGGTTGCTCTGGATTTAAAAGATCCGCACAACATTGAACTGATTAAACAGAAGATTACTGAATACGATATTGTGGTCGAGCAGTTTCGGCCGGGGGTGATGCAGCGCCTGGGCCTAGACTACGCCACGCTTGCAGCATTGAACCCTCGACTGATTTATTGCTCCATTACCGGTTATGGACAAACCGGAAGTTATAAAGATAAGGCCGGACACGATATAAATTATTTGGCCTTGGCTGGAATTGCTGGACATAGTGGCCGGCAAGAGGGTGGACCACCGGCATTAGGGATACAGGTCGCCGATGTGGCTGGAGGCTCCTTACATGCGGTCATTGGGATTTTGGCTGCCGTGGTGGAACGTGAGCACAGCGGTTTGGGACAATATATTGATATTTCGATGACCGATTGTGTAGCCACTTTAAATAATATGGCAGCGGCTGCCACATTGGCAGGAAATACCAAACAATTTCCCGAACAGTCGTATTTAAATGGCGGCAGTTTTTATGACTATTACCAGACTCAGGATGGCCGTTATTTATCGATTGGGAGTTTGGAGCCACAGTTTATGTCGGGCTTGGCACACATTTTGGATCTTCCCATCCTTGGTGAAAAAGGGGCTTCGTTTGACCCGGCAGATCAGCACGTAGTCAAGCGGGCGCTTCAGGAAAAGATTCAATCGAAAACTTGGCAAGAGTGGCAAGTGATCTTTGCCGATCAGGATGTGTGTGTAGAGCCTGTTTTAACTCTGGATGAAGCCTTGGATTCTCGTTTGGCTCAAGAACGAAAATGGGCAGTTGAAGTGCCGCTGGCTCCGGACAGCAAGCAGACGGAAACCCAGTTGGCCTGTCCGATTAAATTTTCCCGCTCTCAGGCAGAATATTTATATATAGGACAGCATTTAGGCGCCGGAAACTGGTAG
- a CDS encoding carbohydrate porin, whose protein sequence is MGLISLSAVLNTANAGNAFDSQSQWMFGDWNGQRTALQQKGYDFSLGYTGEIATLLDSDHHSSHGTEYADQFAIGAHFDLNKILGWQGTEVQITVTERNGRNLSNSSAALNGHLSSVQEVWGRGQTWRLTDFWIKKKFLEQKLDLKVGHFGEGEDFNSFDCDFQNLALCGSQVGNWVGDQWYNWPVSQWAARAKYNFTPDVYAQVGAYEYNPENLERGKGFNLSTDGSHGTIIPAEVVWTPKIGAAKLPGEYRAGYYYSSADAAEIKDVSQTEHKQGVWVVTKQQLTAHNGDSSRGLSAFVNLTVHDRDTNKVSDMQNMGLVYKGLMDFRPQDEIAIGIARIKINDGVNDANIRNNSVDARGLQSEEYDTEIYYGIHATNWLTIRPNIQYIQQVGAYKNGENTWVGGIKLQTAF, encoded by the coding sequence GTGGGCCTGATCTCTCTCAGCGCTGTATTAAACACCGCAAATGCAGGCAATGCATTTGATTCACAAAGCCAGTGGATGTTCGGTGACTGGAATGGTCAACGTACAGCATTACAACAAAAAGGATATGACTTCAGTCTGGGTTATACCGGTGAAATTGCGACTTTACTGGACTCAGACCATCATTCCAGTCATGGCACTGAATATGCAGATCAGTTTGCAATCGGTGCCCACTTCGATTTAAACAAAATTCTAGGTTGGCAAGGCACTGAAGTGCAAATAACCGTTACCGAACGTAATGGCCGTAATCTGTCGAATAGTTCAGCTGCCTTAAATGGTCATCTCAGTTCGGTACAAGAAGTTTGGGGCCGGGGGCAAACCTGGCGTTTAACGGACTTCTGGATCAAGAAAAAATTCCTAGAGCAAAAACTGGATCTCAAAGTGGGGCACTTTGGTGAGGGTGAAGATTTCAACAGTTTTGATTGTGATTTCCAGAATCTGGCGCTTTGCGGTTCTCAAGTGGGGAACTGGGTCGGTGATCAGTGGTACAACTGGCCAGTGAGTCAATGGGCTGCCCGAGCGAAATATAACTTCACTCCTGACGTCTATGCCCAGGTCGGTGCCTATGAATATAACCCTGAAAACCTTGAACGAGGCAAAGGCTTCAACTTAAGTACCGATGGTTCTCATGGGACGATTATTCCTGCTGAAGTGGTCTGGACACCGAAAATCGGCGCGGCAAAACTTCCGGGTGAATACCGTGCCGGTTATTACTACAGCAGCGCCGATGCTGCAGAAATTAAAGATGTATCGCAAACTGAGCACAAACAAGGTGTCTGGGTCGTGACCAAACAGCAACTGACAGCACATAACGGTGATTCATCTCGCGGTCTGAGTGCTTTTGTAAACTTAACTGTACATGATCGTGACACAAACAAAGTCAGTGACATGCAAAATATGGGTCTGGTTTATAAAGGTTTAATGGACTTTCGTCCTCAGGACGAGATTGCGATCGGTATAGCCCGCATCAAGATCAATGACGGTGTAAATGATGCGAACATTCGCAATAACAGTGTGGATGCCCGTGGCCTACAGAGCGAAGAATACGATACGGAAATTTACTATGGTATTCATGCAACAAACTGGCTCACTATCCGTCCAAATATTCAATATATCCAACAGGTTGGTGCATATAAAAATGGTGAGAATACCTGGGTTGGCGGTATTAAGCTACAAACAGCGTTCTAG
- a CDS encoding glucose/quinate/shikimate family membrane-bound PQQ-dependent dehydrogenase, with product MSTPSSGSGLKTILAVVAIIFGLVLLIGGIYLAVLGGSWYYIIAGLFFIATAVLLHKLKSSALLIYAALLLGTVVWGLWEVGSDFFALAPRLDILGLFGLLLLIPAVTRGFEHPKGAQLALAGTLVITIAVMIYSVFNDPQEIRGELSTKQPATSQPIPGVADGDWPAYGRTQSGLRYSPLKQINSENVKDLQVAWEYHTGEFKTENDSGETTNQVTPIKVGDNMYICTTHQKLTALDPATGQAKWTYDPKLRADNTYQHLTCRGVSYYDANNTAGFEASLAAKTTASADCSKKVILPVNDGRLVAINADTGKACTNFGKNGEVDLQKDMPFPYPDGYIPTSPPVVTGTTIIIGGSTTDNYSTEEPSGVIRGYDVNTGELLWVFDTGAEDPNAIPAPGQKFVHNSPNAWAPLAYDAKLDMVYVPTGVSTPDIYGGHRTELDERYANSMLALNASTGKLVWNFQTTHHDLWDMDVPAQQTLADIKDKSGNLVPAIYVLTKTGNAFVLDRRTGKAIVPITERPVPQTVKRGAQTKGELYSPTQPFSDFDLAPKEKLTDKQMWGATMFDQLICRVAFKKLNYDGIYTPPSENGTLVFPGNLGVFEWGGMSVNPDRQIAVMNPIGLPFVSRLIPEDPKRKQTAKGAGTEQGVQPMYGVPYGVEISAFLSPFGLPCKQPAWGYVAGVDLNTHEVAWKRRIGTIRDSMPGIPLPPFKMGVPMLGGPISTAGNLMFVAATQDNYIRAINVTNGDELWKGRLPAGGQATPMTYEANGKQYVVIMAGGHGSFGTKMGDSIVAYALPDKK from the coding sequence ATGAGTACTCCATCTTCAGGTTCAGGGCTAAAAACGATTTTGGCTGTTGTGGCCATCATTTTCGGTTTAGTACTGCTGATTGGAGGAATATATCTTGCAGTGCTTGGTGGGTCTTGGTACTACATCATCGCAGGTCTATTCTTCATTGCTACTGCAGTTTTATTACACAAATTAAAAAGCTCGGCACTGCTGATTTACGCGGCGCTGCTATTAGGGACTGTGGTGTGGGGGCTTTGGGAAGTGGGCTCTGACTTCTTTGCGCTGGCACCTCGTCTGGACATTTTAGGACTATTTGGTCTTTTATTACTTATTCCTGCGGTGACTCGCGGATTTGAACATCCCAAAGGGGCACAACTGGCTCTTGCAGGCACATTGGTCATCACCATTGCCGTGATGATTTACTCGGTATTTAATGATCCACAGGAAATTCGTGGCGAGTTAAGCACTAAACAGCCTGCAACATCGCAGCCCATTCCGGGTGTGGCCGATGGGGACTGGCCGGCTTATGGCAGGACACAGTCCGGTTTACGCTATTCTCCGTTAAAGCAAATTAATTCTGAAAACGTAAAAGACTTGCAAGTGGCCTGGGAATATCACACTGGTGAATTCAAAACTGAAAATGACTCGGGTGAAACCACCAATCAGGTCACGCCGATTAAAGTGGGTGACAATATGTACATTTGTACAACTCACCAGAAATTGACCGCACTTGATCCGGCAACAGGTCAAGCCAAATGGACTTATGACCCTAAATTACGTGCTGATAATACCTATCAACATTTAACTTGCCGTGGTGTGTCTTATTATGATGCCAATAACACGGCAGGCTTCGAAGCCAGTCTTGCTGCCAAAACAACAGCTTCAGCCGATTGCTCTAAGAAAGTGATTTTGCCGGTGAATGATGGCCGTCTTGTCGCGATCAATGCCGACACGGGCAAGGCGTGTACTAACTTTGGTAAAAATGGCGAAGTCGATCTGCAAAAAGACATGCCATTCCCATACCCGGACGGTTATATCCCGACCTCTCCGCCAGTGGTTACAGGTACAACCATTATTATTGGCGGTTCAACCACCGATAACTATTCGACTGAAGAACCATCGGGTGTGATCCGCGGTTATGACGTCAATACTGGTGAACTGCTGTGGGTATTTGATACCGGTGCTGAAGATCCAAATGCCATTCCTGCGCCAGGCCAGAAATTTGTTCATAACTCCCCCAATGCCTGGGCACCTTTGGCCTATGACGCGAAACTGGATATGGTCTATGTACCTACAGGTGTAAGTACACCAGATATTTATGGCGGGCACCGTACCGAGCTGGATGAGCGCTATGCCAACTCCATGCTGGCTTTAAATGCATCTACCGGTAAGCTGGTCTGGAATTTCCAAACCACCCATCATGACTTATGGGATATGGATGTACCAGCACAGCAGACTTTAGCGGACATTAAAGATAAATCTGGCAATCTTGTTCCTGCAATCTATGTGCTGACGAAAACAGGGAATGCTTTTGTGCTGGACCGTCGTACGGGTAAGGCAATCGTTCCGATTACAGAGAGGCCGGTGCCGCAAACGGTAAAACGCGGCGCACAAACCAAAGGCGAACTTTATTCACCAACTCAACCATTCTCTGATTTTGACCTGGCGCCTAAAGAAAAATTAACCGACAAGCAAATGTGGGGTGCCACCATGTTTGACCAGTTAATCTGCCGTGTAGCGTTCAAGAAATTAAACTATGATGGCATTTATACGCCACCTTCTGAAAATGGCACGCTGGTGTTCCCGGGTAACCTGGGTGTGTTTGAATGGGGCGGGATGTCGGTCAACCCCGACCGGCAAATTGCAGTAATGAACCCGATTGGCTTGCCATTTGTGTCCAGACTGATCCCTGAAGATCCCAAGCGTAAGCAAACAGCCAAAGGCGCGGGGACTGAACAAGGTGTTCAGCCCATGTACGGTGTGCCTTATGGGGTAGAAATCAGTGCCTTTCTGTCTCCCTTCGGGCTGCCGTGTAAACAGCCGGCCTGGGGCTATGTGGCGGGTGTCGATTTAAACACCCATGAAGTGGCCTGGAAACGTCGGATCGGTACCATTCGTGACAGTATGCCGGGTATTCCATTACCGCCATTTAAAATGGGGGTGCCAATGCTGGGCGGTCCAATCTCGACTGCAGGTAATCTCATGTTTGTTGCTGCGACACAGGATAACTATATCCGTGCCATTAATGTGACCAATGGTGATGAGCTTTGGAAAGGCCGTCTACCGGCTGGTGGTCAGGCAACGCCAATGACATATGAAGCCAATGGTAAACAATATGTAGTCATTATGGCCGGTGGTCATGGTTCATTTGGCACCAAAATGGGCGACTCTATCGTGGCTTATGCCTTACCCGATAAAAAATAA